The sequence TGGCATCTAACATTGTGTAACTAATGACATTAGCGCTTTGATCAAGATGAAAGTTAACTTTTACCGCCTGATCTTTAAATGATTCATCAAATTCAAGATTGGATTGAATTTTGAGCTTTATTAATTCTGCACACTCGTTTACGGTTTGGCAGGAACTTGGCACCCTGATCTGATTAGCACAGCCATTTAAAGCGAATCCCAACATACATACCAATAAGGTTCTATACATAACATTCCTTGTTCACATTATTTGCTATTTACACAATTGCGAATATTCCCTTGGAGAAAGGACTTAAGATTTTCCGTCGCGATATTAAGTAAATTCTGCCGCGCTTCCTTTGTCGCCCAGGCATTGTGCGGGCTGGTGCTAATATTAGGCGCACTGAGTAGCGGATTATCCATACTCGGTGGCTCAGTTGATAACACATCAACGCCAGCAAAGACTCTGCCCTGCGTTAATGCAACAGCAAGCGCCGCCTCATCAATTAATCCACCGCGCGCAGTGTTGATCAGTAGCGCCTGCGGCTTCATCAACTCAAGGGTCTGAGCGTTGATAAGCTCGTTAGTTTCTGGGGTTAATGGGCAGTGGAGCGAGAGAATATCAGACTCCTTTAAGACCTTATCCCGTGATGTCCAACTGACGCCTTGGGGTAAGTGTGCGGGTTCAGTGCGGGTATTGACTAATACTTTCATGCCGAAGGCTAAGGCAAGTTTGGCGACCTGTTGACCAATATCGCCATACCCAATCAGTCCTAAGGTTTTGCCTTTAAGGGATTGCAGCGGCATTAAGGTAAAACAAAAGTCACTGCAACTCGTCCATTGCCCTGCTGCAACGGCCTGATGGTGCGCAGCAACCGCTTGGGTGTGATGCAAAATATGGGCAAAGACCATTTGCGCCACGGCATCGTGTCCATAGGCGGGTACGTTTGTTACGACGATGCCTAAGTCTTTTGCAGCAGCGATATCCACCACATTAGTGCCCGTTGCCAGCACGCCGACATACTTAAGCTTAGGTAATTGCGCTAACGTCTTGGCATCAAGAGGAGTTTTATTGGTGAATACAATCTCAGCATCCTGAGCACGAGGGATAATCTCGGCATCGGGCGTGCGGGCAAAACAGCTAAATTTCCCTAAGTCGCTGATAGCCTGCCAACTTAAGTCCCCAGGATTTAAGGTTTCACCATCGAGTACAACTATTTTCATCTTTACCTCTTAACCTCTTAATCTCGCTTAGCCTTGCCAATCACATCGGATATTAGAAACTGAATTTTATCCCCACGTTAGCTTGAACCTGCCACATCACATCCGAGGTGACACGCCATAAGCATTCAGTTTCATTACAAAAAAGTGAGGTATCGCTATCAATAAAGGTGGCGTAGCCTCGTAGATCTGCAAACACGGAGAAATGTTGCATCATACGGTACTCGACGCCACCACCAATGCCCATAGAGAAACGGGTTTCCGTGGACCAATCATCGGGCATCATACGGGTTACACCTGCACTGGCGGTAATGTAGGGCTGAAAATCCCCATAGGGAAAGAATAAGGTACCGCCCAGATGGATATAGTCTACATCCAATGAGGCAACTAAATCTGGAGTAAACAGGCCGCCACTTTTCAGCTCGGACGACTGACGACTATAGAGAAGATAAATATTGCCAGGATCATTGGTACCAATCCCGAGCATTAAGCCTAAGTGGCTCGCCTCTTCAATACCCACGCTTTGTTTATTAACCGTTTCCGCATTTTCGGCATCCACTTGATTGATATCAAACGAACTGCCACCAAAGCTGTAACCACCAAAGGGGGCGACAAACAGCTCCGGATCGGCGTGGGCGGGTAAGACAAGACAGAGAGGTAACAAACTTGCTATAGCAAACAATTGGTTAGCGTATTTCATCTTAATCCTTTTATGTATTTTATAATTCCTTGCGTCGACAACACTAACCGAAGGTTTAGCGCATACCACGCTCCGATTTAACCCTATCATACGCAGCTTGAATATCCTGCGCTTTACGATTGGCAATTTCCATCATCTCAGGCGGCAAGCCCTTAGCAACTAATTTATCCGGATGGTGTTCATTCATCAGCTTACGATAAGCCCGCTTAACCTCCTGATCCGTTGCCTCTGCGGTAATACCGAGCAAATGATAGGCATCGGTAATTGAGGTTTTATTGCCGCTTGAGGTTTGGTGGAAACGAAATTCCGCCTGCCAACGTTTAAGTAGTTCATCGAGTTGCTGACGACCATACCCTAATTCTTGAGCTACCGTCATCAAGATCGCATGTTCTGCGGCATCAAGCTCACCATCCGATAAGGCGGTTTGAATTTGGATCTCGATAAACATTTGTACTAATTCTTGACGGCCTTGAGTGACTGCACGAAAGGCTTGCAGGCTGCTGCAAAGGTCAAAATCAGGCTCTTTACCCTCACGAAAAGCCTGCTGCGCCTCTTTGCGGGCATCCCCCGTTAAACGCATTTGATCCATCAACAGGGTCGCGATGCGAATATCAGTCTCGGTCACCCGCCCAGATGCCTTGGCCACATGGCCCATCACCGCAAATGTCGTGTTAAAGAATATGCCTTGGCGATTCTTTGCCTGCCCTAAGATTTGGCTAAAACTGGCGCCACCACCAGGACGTTTGTCGTAGAGATGCCCAAGCCATAATCCCAGCAACGCTCCAAAGAACCGGCCAAACATAAACCCAATCACAAACCCAAAAAACTTACCCCAAAAGCGCATCTTATTTCCCAAATTTTTATGATGTATTCAGTCACTCAATCGAAACCAAGATTGAAAACCACTAACTTAAGGCGTCAGGCTATATGGCTAGCGCTTACGCCAGTGCGGACTCCAGCGTTAACTCTAACGCTTGCAGACGAGGTATCGTACCTACGTCGCACCAAAATCCATTAAAGCGTGTCCCAGTAATGTGCCCATCGGCCATCTTTGCCCGCAGTAATGGGCCAAGGGCAAAGGCGCCATCGGGCGTGCCATTAAATAATGACGGGCGATATAAGCCTATGCCCGAAAAGGTATACTTATGCTCACCTTGCTCACGCACAATACCTTCGCTCAAGGCAAAATCCCCATGGGGATGTTGTTCGGGATTAGGCACCAGCCATAAATGTGCCAGTGCAGCCTCAACTAATGGCATTATTTGCGGCAATGCATCGATAAAAACATCACCATTAAGCACTAAGAATGGCGCATCAGAGTCGTCATCACAGAGCAATGGCAGGGCTTGTTTAATCCCGCCCCCAGTTTCAAGGGCGCAGGCTTCGGCGCTGTAACGGATTTTAACCCCAAAGGCACTGCCATCGCCTAAGGTTTCAACCAGTTTATGCCCAAGCCAAGCATGATTTATCACTATATCAACAATACCTACGGCAGCTAATTTCTCAATATGATAAACAATCAGTGGCTTACCTAAGACGGGCACTAAGGGTTTTGGCAAAGTGTCCGTTAATGGGCGTAAACGCTCTCCCCTACCAGCCGCGAGTATCATGGCTTTCATCGCGACGATCCTGGCTGTTTATCCTGTTGCTTTAGCGGCAAATTAAACGCGGGAATAACCCGTGACTCTACCCAAGCAGCAAACGGCGCAAGCTCAGGATACATTCGCGCGATATCGACAATATAAGCTAAGGTCAACGGAATGTCGGCCATATAGGCAGGCTTGTTATCCCGATAATATAACCGCGCAAAAATACCTGCAGCCTTGATATGGCGCTGCAATCCCATTAAGTCAAACCAGCTTTGATACTGTCTAAACGACGTACCTTCGGGAAGGTGTCCCGACTCAAGCACTTGCTGATAATGCTGCTGTATTAATTCCAGTACCATGGCCTGCGGCCAACGGATATAGCAATCACGTAGTAAAGACACAGCGTCATAGGTCACAGGACCTAACACCGCATCTTGGAAATCAATCACACATAAGCCACCATCTTTAAGCATCAAGTTGCGGCTATGGAAATCGCGGTGCATTCCAACCTTAGGCTGGGCGAGGGCATTTTTCACTAACAAATCAAAGCTCTCGTCCACAAGCGTGCGTTCTTCGTCACCGAGTTCAAGCTGCAAATGTCGCGCTAACAACCATTCAGTAAAGATCCCCAGCTCGCGGCGCACAAAAGCCTCATCATACAAAGGTAATGGTTGCGTTATGCCAGAAACGGGATCTTGGCTTTCAACCACAGTTGCTACCTGCGGCAATAACGCCAACGCGCGGCAGTAATAGTCGGCCACATTGTCATCCGTGAGCACAGACAATAACTGGGTATCCCCCAAGTCGCTCAGCAGCATAAAACCTTGATCTGCATCAGATGCGATGACTTTTGGAACTGTCAGTCCCGCTGCAGCATAAGCACTCGAAAGGGCGATAAAAGGCGCGATAGGCACCAGCGCTGGCGGCGAATCGGCGATAATGTAACTAGTATCATGTGCAAACACGCGAAAATAACGTCTAAAACTGGCGTCCCCTGAAATCAATATCGGGGTCACATCATCGGAAAAATAACAGTTCAGCCACTGATTAAGGGAAATAAATCTCGGATCGGATAAAGTCATTTCATGGCTCTTATAGAAAAATTGCTTTATTATAGCTGGCATATAATTTGGAAACAGCTAAGAAATTGAGAGATTTATTTGCTGCGTTGCACTTGTAGTTTGCAACTTTCCCCGTCGATACTTGTCCAGACTAAGAAATCATTATTATTGACCTAAGATGCAGATCCGTTACCTTCTGGCCTTGAGCCTGTTACCGAAATTAGTCCTGGCAGACGAATCTCCCGCAACCTCAGCATCACAATGCCTAATCGAACCGCCAGTACCTCGTATCGTATCTCAACCGGGGTTGAGTGCGGCTGATCAAGCAAAAATTCGAATTGCGTCAGACCGCTCAAAAGCTGAAATGGGTAAGCAAGCTATTTTTACTGGCGATGTTGTATTCAGCCAAGGCGATAGACATATCGCTGCCGATGAAGCAATTCTCGACCAAGCAACCGAACAATTTGATGCCAATGGTAATCTTGTCTTCCAAGACAGTAACTTTACCGTCACCGCCGATTCGCTACAGGCGCAAATGCGCAGTAATCGTGCAACCCTAACTGGAGCGCAGTATTGGCTCCATGGTCAGCAGGTTCACGGTGATGCCGAAAAACTGCAAATCACCATCAACAATAACCTGATCTTAACCAACACTAACTTTACCACCTGTCCGCCGGACAACGTGTCTTGGTTGCTCGAAGCTGAAAAGATTAAGATCAATAGCGAAGAAGAATGGGGCGAGATTTGGAATGCCAAGCTGCGTGTCGCCGATATTCCAGTGTTCTACATTCCGTATATGACGGTGCCGGTTTCGGATAAACGAAAAACAGGCTTCCTCTATCCAAGCTTCAGTACCAGCACTACCAATGGTTTTGAAGTGTCAGCACCCTACTATTGGAATATTGCACCAGAATACGACCTGACATTTACGCCCAACTATATGACTAACCGCGGGTTATTCACTAAAACTGAGTTTCGCTATCTTGCGGGTGAGGCCCAAAATGGCCGTTTGAATCTAGAGTATTTGGGCAGCGATCAAATGCTCAATGGCAGCCCCAATCGTTACCTCTACAACTGGCAACACCAAGGTGCTATCGATAAAAACTGGCGGGTACTCGCTAACTTTACCGAAGTGTCGGATAACAACTATTTCAACGATTTAAAGTCTGATGTTAACCGTGCGACCGATAACCAATTATCACGGATCGGCGAAGTTAGTTACTTCGAACGTGATTGGGATATCAGTACTCGAGTACAGGATATTAAAGTACTGGGTGAAGATGAAAAACCCTATCAAGTGATGCCACAGGTTAATTTTAACTATCGTGCCGCTGACTTTTGGAACAACTTAGACTTTGGCTTTAACTCAGAGCTAACCAACTTTGCTCATCAAGATGACGATGTGAACACGGCAACCCGTTTGCATATGGCACCTAGCTTAACATTACCAATCCACGGCCCTTCGGGTTCGTTCACCAGCCAATTAAAGTTAATGCAAACCAATTATTGGCAGGAAAAAAACAACAGTAAGTTTGATAGCTTAGATGACACTGTGAGCCGTACTATCCCTCAAGTGCGTATCAATGGGCAAATCAACTTCGAACGTTTTACCGAGTTATTTGAGCATAATTACCGTCAAACACTCGAACCTCAATTCCAGTATCTGTACGTAGGTTATGAAGATCAACGGGGCATTGGCATTTACGATACCGCCCAATTACAGGACGACTATTTTGGTTTATTCCGTGATCGCCGCTTCTCCGGCCTTGACCGTATCGCAGATGCCAACCAAGTTACCCTTGGTATAACAACGCGTTTATTCGATGATCACAACCAAGAAGCCACCAAATTCAGCCTCGGACAAATCTTCTATCTTCAGGACAGTAAACTGGGTTACGAAGATAATATTTTTGAGCAAAATCAATCGACTTCAGTGTTGGCTGCCGAGCTAGACACACGCTTAAGTTCAAATTGGTATTTGGGCGCAGCCATTCAGTACGATACCAACACCAGCGACAATAAGAAGACCGAAGTCACCTTAGACTTCCGCCCTGAAGCGAACAAGCTACTACAGTTCAGCTACCGTTATGTACCGGATCTTTTGAACTCCAACACTAACGATTTGGTTAACATCTCCCAAGCGGGTGTGCGCGGTGCTTGGCCAATCAATGACAGCCTCTATTTTGTCGGCAACTGGTACTATGACCTTAATGAGACTCGTAGTATAGAAACCTATACCGGTGTCCAGTATGAGTCATGCTGTTATGCAATTCGCCTCAGTTACCACTACCGAATTAAAACCAACTACGATGACAATATCGGCTCAACAATTATTGATGAGCGCGAGCAATTTGAAAGTGGCGTTTACCTTAACTTAATCATCAAAGGACTTGGTGGTTCTGGTCCATTAGGTGTATCCGATATGCTTAATGATGGGCTGTTTAACTACAGAAAACCGCTTTATCTGAGGAATTAGCGAAGAATTGTGGTAGATTGCTGAACCTCAACAAGGACTGAGAGTCCAAACAGGTTAATGAAAGCCGTGCGTTCCCCCCAAACAGAACCTAGGAGCGCACTGTTTTAGAGTTACTAATAAAATAAAATTTAGGCAACTCACTGTAATTTAAATACAAATGGTAAAGTTAACTTAAATAAGCCGTCGAATCTGACCTTAGAACGTGCCAAGGATTTTGTGGATGAAACCCAGTAAACATCTGATTTTTGCTTTATTTGCACTCGCTATCAGCCAGCCAACCATGGCCGCACCTCAGCCACTCGACCGTGTTGCAGTTCAAATCAACGACGGTATTGTGCTCGAAAGTGAAATCACCAATATGATTGACACAGTCAAAGCCAATGCTAAGGCCGCCAATCAATCGCTGCCCTCCGACAGTGCGCTGCGCACTCAGGTTATCGAGCGATTAATTTTGACTCGTCTGCAATTACAAATGGCGGATCGCATTGGTCTGCATATTGGTGATCTCCAGTTAGACCAAGCGATTGAAAACATTGCGCGTGAACAAAAAATGACCGTCGCGCAAATGCAGCAAAAAATTGCAAGCGAAGGGATAAGTTTCAGCCAATATCGCGAACAACTACGTGAAGAAATCACCTTAGGTGAAATTCAACGTATTCAAGTACAACGCCGTATCCAAGTTTCACCTCAGGAAATCACTGGCCTTGTGAAACTGATCCAAGAACAAGGCATGAAAGACGTTGAATACCAAATCGGCCATATCCTGATTGACGTTCCGAATAATCCCACCAGTGAGCAACTCGAAGCCTCAAGCAAACGCGCGAATGCCGTGCTTGAACGTTTAAAGAGTGGTGAGGATTTCCGCCGTACCGCCATCGCGTCTTCATCTGGCCCCAAAGCACTTGAAGGTGGTATCTGGGATTATATGAACATCAACGAGATGCCAACCCTGTTTGCCGAAGTCATTAACGGCGCGAAAAAGGGCGATATTATCGGCCCAATTAAGACTGGTGCAGGCTTCCATATCATCAAAATCATGGATGCTCGCGGCTTACAAACCAAAGAAATTGAAGAAGTCAGGGCTCGTCACATTCTACTCAAGCCATCACCCATTTTGTCTGAAGATCGCGCTAAAGCAATGCTCGAGCAGTTCCTTAAACAAATTCGCTCTGGTGAAGCTAAGTTTGAAGATTTAGCCCGTCAATATTCTGAGGATCCAGGTTCTGCGACTAAGGGTGGTGAACTAGGTTGGGCAGAGCCTAGTATTTATGTGCCAGAATTTGCGCAAACACTCAATAGTTTAAGCCCAGATCAGATCAGTGAGCCCTTCCGTACAACCCACGGCTGGCACATCACTCAGTTAGAAGAGCGCAGAAAAACCGATGCTACGGATCAATTTAACACCAACCGTGCGCACCAACTGATTTTCCGTCGCAAATTTAATGAAGAACTGCAAAACTGGCTAGACGAAATGCGTGCCGACGCATACATTGAAGTCTTTCAGCCTGAGTCTAATCGAGGTTAAGCTAAATTGACCACTAAACGCATTGCCGTTACCCCCGGAGAACCAGCGGGTATCGGCCCCGATTTAGTCGTACAACTGGCTCAGCAGGCTTGGCCTGCTGAGTTAGTTGTTTGTGCCGATCCCGAATTATTAGCCAGCCGAGCTAAACGACTGGGCCTGCATGTCACTTTTCGCCCTTATTTGCCCGATCAAGCTCCAAGGCCTCAAGAGGCGGGCACACTGACAATCGCGCCTTTCAAATTGGTGACGAACACCGTTTGTGGGCAACTCGATGAGCAAAACAGTGCCTATGTGGTTGAAACCCTCCGTTATGCGGGTGAAAAAAACATGAGCGGCGAGTTTGATGCTGTGGTCACTGGCCCTGTGCACAAAGGGATCATCAATCAAGCAGGGATTTCCTTTAGCGGCCATACTGAGTTTTTTGCCCATCAGGCAAACTGCCCCGATGTAGTGATGATGCTAGCTACCCAAGGTTTACAGGTAGCACTGGTAACAACCCATATTCCATTGGCCTATGTGGCAAAAGCCATTACACGCCAGCGATTACACCATATTATCAAGATTTTACACGCAGACCTTATCAGTAAGTTTGCCATTACTTCACCTAAGATTTATGTCTGTGGGTTAAATCCCCATGCGGGTGAAGATGGCCATTTAGGGCGGGAAGAAATCGATGTGATTATTCCAGCATTAAATGAGCTTCGCGCTGAGTTTCAAATGAACATTGTCGGCCCGCTCCCCGCCGATACCTTGTTCCAACCCAAATATTTACAGGACGCGGATGTCGTCTTGGCCATGTACCATGACCAAGGTCTACCCGTTCTAAAGTCACAGGGATTTGGCAAATCGGTAAACATTACCTTAGGTTTACCCTATATCCGTACCTCGGTTGACCATGGTACGGCGCTCGATCTTGCGGGAACGGGCAAAGCCGATATTGGCAGCTTTGTCTGCGCCTTGAATAAAGCCATTGAGTTATCCTCAAAAAACTAAACGATTAGATATTAATGAGTAGCAAAGTACATTTAGGCCACACGGCCAGAAAGCGTTTCGGACAGAACTTCTTAACTGACGACAATGTGATTAACCGCATTGTGGGTGCGATCGCCCCCGATAATGACCACGTG comes from Shewanella oneidensis MR-1 and encodes:
- a CDS encoding cell envelope integrity protein TolA — encoded protein: MYRTLLVCMLGFALNGCANQIRVPSSCQTVNECAELIKLKIQSNLEFDESFKDQAVKVNFHLDQSANVISYTMLDASKVIKLNEAVKSAVFTSSPFTEVLSADSEIFAEIKEVNLIVLPLLD
- a CDS encoding aminoglycoside phosphotransferase family protein: MPAIIKQFFYKSHEMTLSDPRFISLNQWLNCYFSDDVTPILISGDASFRRYFRVFAHDTSYIIADSPPALVPIAPFIALSSAYAAAGLTVPKVIASDADQGFMLLSDLGDTQLLSVLTDDNVADYYCRALALLPQVATVVESQDPVSGITQPLPLYDEAFVRRELGIFTEWLLARHLQLELGDEERTLVDESFDLLVKNALAQPKVGMHRDFHSRNLMLKDGGLCVIDFQDAVLGPVTYDAVSLLRDCYIRWPQAMVLELIQQHYQQVLESGHLPEGTSFRQYQSWFDLMGLQRHIKAAGIFARLYYRDNKPAYMADIPLTLAYIVDIARMYPELAPFAAWVESRVIPAFNLPLKQQDKQPGSSR
- the djlA gene encoding co-chaperone DjlA, translated to MRFWGKFFGFVIGFMFGRFFGALLGLWLGHLYDKRPGGGASFSQILGQAKNRQGIFFNTTFAVMGHVAKASGRVTETDIRIATLLMDQMRLTGDARKEAQQAFREGKEPDFDLCSSLQAFRAVTQGRQELVQMFIEIQIQTALSDGELDAAEHAILMTVAQELGYGRQQLDELLKRWQAEFRFHQTSSGNKTSITDAYHLLGITAEATDQEVKRAYRKLMNEHHPDKLVAKGLPPEMMEIANRKAQDIQAAYDRVKSERGMR
- the pdxA gene encoding 4-hydroxythreonine-4-phosphate dehydrogenase PdxA; protein product: MTTKRIAVTPGEPAGIGPDLVVQLAQQAWPAELVVCADPELLASRAKRLGLHVTFRPYLPDQAPRPQEAGTLTIAPFKLVTNTVCGQLDEQNSAYVVETLRYAGEKNMSGEFDAVVTGPVHKGIINQAGISFSGHTEFFAHQANCPDVVMMLATQGLQVALVTTHIPLAYVAKAITRQRLHHIIKILHADLISKFAITSPKIYVCGLNPHAGEDGHLGREEIDVIIPALNELRAEFQMNIVGPLPADTLFQPKYLQDADVVLAMYHDQGLPVLKSQGFGKSVNITLGLPYIRTSVDHGTALDLAGTGKADIGSFVCALNKAIELSSKN
- the murU gene encoding N-acetylmuramate alpha-1-phosphate uridylyltransferase MurU, with the translated sequence MKAMILAAGRGERLRPLTDTLPKPLVPVLGKPLIVYHIEKLAAVGIVDIVINHAWLGHKLVETLGDGSAFGVKIRYSAEACALETGGGIKQALPLLCDDDSDAPFLVLNGDVFIDALPQIMPLVEAALAHLWLVPNPEQHPHGDFALSEGIVREQGEHKYTFSGIGLYRPSLFNGTPDGAFALGPLLRAKMADGHITGTRFNGFWCDVGTIPRLQALELTLESALA
- a CDS encoding outer membrane beta-barrel protein, which encodes MKYANQLFAIASLLPLCLVLPAHADPELFVAPFGGYSFGGSSFDINQVDAENAETVNKQSVGIEEASHLGLMLGIGTNDPGNIYLLYSRQSSELKSGGLFTPDLVASLDVDYIHLGGTLFFPYGDFQPYITASAGVTRMMPDDWSTETRFSMGIGGGVEYRMMQHFSVFADLRGYATFIDSDTSLFCNETECLWRVTSDVMWQVQANVGIKFSF
- the surA gene encoding peptidylprolyl isomerase SurA; translation: MKPSKHLIFALFALAISQPTMAAPQPLDRVAVQINDGIVLESEITNMIDTVKANAKAANQSLPSDSALRTQVIERLILTRLQLQMADRIGLHIGDLQLDQAIENIAREQKMTVAQMQQKIASEGISFSQYREQLREEITLGEIQRIQVQRRIQVSPQEITGLVKLIQEQGMKDVEYQIGHILIDVPNNPTSEQLEASSKRANAVLERLKSGEDFRRTAIASSSGPKALEGGIWDYMNINEMPTLFAEVINGAKKGDIIGPIKTGAGFHIIKIMDARGLQTKEIEEVRARHILLKPSPILSEDRAKAMLEQFLKQIRSGEAKFEDLARQYSEDPGSATKGGELGWAEPSIYVPEFAQTLNSLSPDQISEPFRTTHGWHITQLEERRKTDATDQFNTNRAHQLIFRRKFNEELQNWLDEMRADAYIEVFQPESNRG
- a CDS encoding D-2-hydroxyacid dehydrogenase; the encoded protein is MKIVVLDGETLNPGDLSWQAISDLGKFSCFARTPDAEIIPRAQDAEIVFTNKTPLDAKTLAQLPKLKYVGVLATGTNVVDIAAAKDLGIVVTNVPAYGHDAVAQMVFAHILHHTQAVAAHHQAVAAGQWTSCSDFCFTLMPLQSLKGKTLGLIGYGDIGQQVAKLALAFGMKVLVNTRTEPAHLPQGVSWTSRDKVLKESDILSLHCPLTPETNELINAQTLELMKPQALLINTARGGLIDEAALAVALTQGRVFAGVDVLSTEPPSMDNPLLSAPNISTSPHNAWATKEARQNLLNIATENLKSFLQGNIRNCVNSK
- the lptD gene encoding LPS assembly protein LptD; translation: MQIRYLLALSLLPKLVLADESPATSASQCLIEPPVPRIVSQPGLSAADQAKIRIASDRSKAEMGKQAIFTGDVVFSQGDRHIAADEAILDQATEQFDANGNLVFQDSNFTVTADSLQAQMRSNRATLTGAQYWLHGQQVHGDAEKLQITINNNLILTNTNFTTCPPDNVSWLLEAEKIKINSEEEWGEIWNAKLRVADIPVFYIPYMTVPVSDKRKTGFLYPSFSTSTTNGFEVSAPYYWNIAPEYDLTFTPNYMTNRGLFTKTEFRYLAGEAQNGRLNLEYLGSDQMLNGSPNRYLYNWQHQGAIDKNWRVLANFTEVSDNNYFNDLKSDVNRATDNQLSRIGEVSYFERDWDISTRVQDIKVLGEDEKPYQVMPQVNFNYRAADFWNNLDFGFNSELTNFAHQDDDVNTATRLHMAPSLTLPIHGPSGSFTSQLKLMQTNYWQEKNNSKFDSLDDTVSRTIPQVRINGQINFERFTELFEHNYRQTLEPQFQYLYVGYEDQRGIGIYDTAQLQDDYFGLFRDRRFSGLDRIADANQVTLGITTRLFDDHNQEATKFSLGQIFYLQDSKLGYEDNIFEQNQSTSVLAAELDTRLSSNWYLGAAIQYDTNTSDNKKTEVTLDFRPEANKLLQFSYRYVPDLLNSNTNDLVNISQAGVRGAWPINDSLYFVGNWYYDLNETRSIETYTGVQYESCCYAIRLSYHYRIKTNYDDNIGSTIIDEREQFESGVYLNLIIKGLGGSGPLGVSDMLNDGLFNYRKPLYLRN